A stretch of DNA from Roseovarius faecimaris:
CTCAGTACGCCTGCGGAGGCCGCCGCATGTGTGAGTTTGCGGAACATATGATGACTATCCCTGTTCTGTTTTTCGTTATGTTAAGGAACAACGGTGCAAGGCACCGGCGCGCATTGCACAAGGGCACTGGCAACCGTGCCGAAGACCCTCGCGCTCAGAGACGATTCGCCGTCGCGCCCGACAAAGATCTGAGATCCGCCGCATTCTTCGGTGATGTCGCAGAGCACATCGGCGATCTTGCCGTATCTGATCGCGGTTTCGATCTCGACGCCCTTGCCCGAGACAGCCGCTACAACTGGCTTCATCAGCGCGGTTTCGGCTCGCTCCAACTCTTCCTTGCGGCGCTTGTGCCGTTCCTCCAGCTCGGTCGGCGTGAGAAACGAGTAAGGCGACCATTCGAGCACATGGGCAATCATGATTGACCCGCCCTGCGCGGCGGCCCGCTCGATCGCGAAATCGAGCGCACGGCGCGCGCCATCGCTGCCGTCATACCCGACGACGAATTTTCCGGACATGTTTATCCTCCCTTTGGGTTCAGCGCGTTTCAGCGCCCTGCAATCATACCTCAGGTTGCGAAGCAAAAGATTCTTAACTTTGTTGATGTTCGGAAATTTTTCGGAAATACTTGGGTTATAGCCGACATTAACAGGAAAATTTACAATGGATCGAATTGATCAAAAAATTCTTTCTATCCTCCAGCGGGATGGCCAAACGTCGATGTCGCGACTTTCCGAGATGGTGGGCCTGTCGCTGTCGGCCTGCCACCGGCGGGTAAAGATCCTCGAAAACGATGGCT
This window harbors:
- a CDS encoding universal stress protein, translating into MSGKFVVGYDGSDGARRALDFAIERAAAQGGSIMIAHVLEWSPYSFLTPTELEERHKRRKEELERAETALMKPVVAAVSGKGVEIETAIRYGKIADVLCDITEECGGSQIFVGRDGESSLSARVFGTVASALVQCAPVPCTVVP